GGagggatgttaataccaggtctgagcaGGGTCAATGACTCTTAACCTCCTCCTGTGTCAGTCTTTAACACCTAACTACTGGCTCCTAATAGGGATTCACCGGTGCTTTTTTCTGATGCTCAGACAGATCCTATGTGTAAACCATGTCTGGCCCTGACTaacctctcacacacatacactgtaaacacaaacacatatatacgtgcacacacacacacacacacacacacacaaagggacaTTTAGATAAACAGCTGTTGTCTTGCTACTCCAGGAAACTGTTGATGTAACAGATAGTTGTTCACATTAAGCTGCAGCACATTGAGATTTTCAAAGGTGTTAAGATGTTTATATGCTACAAGGCTCTTGAGGTCATTATAGTGCTGGACTGCAGTATTGAAAATCCCAGTGTTAACCGcactcctttcttcttcttcttgttattTGAATAGTGTTCTGCAAAAAACCTGAAGAACATCTCAGAGCTGTTTTACTACGCCCAAAAAGCCGTTCTGCACCCCACCGGCCCCCTCTACTGTCCGGAGAGGAAAGACGTAAGAGCAAAAATACAACTATGCAAAGTCAGCGCCACTGTTCACAGTGCGGTTGTGACCGAGTGCATTGTTTTGCATCAAGGCCTGCATTAGATAATCCCTCTAAATTTACATTTAACAGAATTtcacaatatatttaaatatctttaatCTGAACCCAAAAGTCTGTGTGACTTAAATCCCCAAAAGCAAAATGTTTCTTTTGTATATAAACGTGTGAAATATCTTAAATATAGTAACTTTCATTTATCACCTTTTATTTCCAGATGAAGCTGCTTTGTGTGAAAGCTCTGACTCGAATCTTCAAAGTGTCGGATCTAGACAATGATGGGATTCTTAATGACATTGAGCTCAACTTCTTCCAGGTAAATCAactgatggatttataaaaCTACATTTAGCAACTCAGCTTTTTGAAATAATCTCTTAAAACATTCACTTGTGATCTCTTTGCTAGTTTTTGACATACAATAAATGTCTGATTGTTCACAGCGGACATGTTTCAACACCCCACTCGAGCCTCAGGCGTTAGAGGATGTGAAAAATGTAGTGAGGAAGAATTTAAGTGATGGAGTCTGTGATAACGGACTCAGTCTGAAAGGTAGGAACAAACAGACTGACCGCCTTCATTTCTTTAACCATACAATAACAGAACTGCTTTTCCATTACTATAtaactgttttgtatttatgtgtccTTCCTCCCCAGGCTTCCTGTTCCTGCACACCTTGTTCATTCAGCGAGGCCGTCATGAAACGACCTGGACGGTGCTGAGGAGGTTCGGATATGACGATGACCTGGACTTAAATCAGGACTACCTCTTCCCACCGTGAGTCCAGAACCTTTTTCTGGTTTCCCTCAGTATATATCAAGGTTATATCGTGTGGCCCAGGCTAAAACTGTATTTTCTCAAGTAAAatgttctcctttttttttccagttgacacaaacatgaaattatTCTATCTTCTGTCTTTTTGAAGGAGAGAAAATGATCCCCAGTTGTGCCTTTGGTCAAACTTTCAATGCTGTTAATTTGTTACTAGATTCCTGGCCCAACTTTCCAGGTATTTTCTGAAGTTCATGTCGGAAAACAGCTTAATTAATTTAACACCATAGTTTTTTGCAAAGAAGGATCAATAGTTGACTTAACATGTACACTCTCATCACATCTGAAACATTTCCTCTTTATTTGTGTAGTAATGTTCATTGTGTTCATCTTGTGTCTGTTTCCTTAAATATGTGTGGAAACTGTCATATTTAATTCTCTCCAGGTTGAAAGTCCCTATAGACTGCACCACGGAGCTCAACCACAATGCCTACCTCTTCCTCCAGAGCGTCTTTGACAAACACGATAAGGTACGATCCTGTAAGTCTGGTTCTTTATTTACATCAGCCTCTGCCTCGGAGAGAAGCTGCTCAGTACCCAGCACCGTGCACAAACAAATTCCTCACCCAGAGCTAACGCTGTCCACCTGGCCAGGCGTGATTTAACCCCTCACCGCTGAGCAGGGATTGGCAGGAGCATTAGGCTCGGTCAAGGAGTGAAAGCGGTCGCCTGTGTCAAGATCGGCTTTCAATTATACTGATCAGTGTCCAACTACGGACGTGTGCTTTGGTTTGTCATGTGTTTTTTCCCCGGTAGAGATCTACAAGTGGTAAACAAAGTGAATTACACTGAGTCATATACTGTTATCTACGGAGCAAGTGTACTTCCTGAATATTTCCTAACTTTAGCATAGCTTTTCCATATTTCGGGTCCAGATTCCCTGACCCACAATCTTTGTGTCAAACAGGACCGAGACTGTGCCTTGTCACCAGATGAGCTGAGGGACCTGTTTGAGGTTTTCCCCTACATGCCCTGGGGAGCTGACGTCAGTAACACAGTTTCCACTAATGACAACGGCTGGATCACCTACCAGGGATATCTCTCCCAGTGGACGTAAGGGGCACAATTTAGTATAATTTTAAGAAGCTATGTgtggagtgaaaaaaaaagtttaacttTGGCGACATCTGGTGGTCAAATTCGAAAGATGCTGTTGGTTAGATGCCAGATTTCTATATTAATGGATCCACTACTTAGTTTgttctcctccatctttctcaCGTTCAGGCTGACGACATATCTGGACGTCCAGCGATGCCTGGAGTATTTGGGATATCTTGGTTACTCTATAGTTGCTGAGCAGGAGTCGCAGGCATCAGGAATTACAGGTTTGTGACATTTGTAGTTTACATATTAGCTATTATAAACCTACATAATGACATATAGGTcctgattgtgttgtttttatatatcaaaAATGCGAGAGTGAAGCAATGCACTGCAATGTTTCTAAgaaaaaattacattatttaATACTTCTTCTTTCCTTAAGTCCTTCATTACACAGTTAGTTAGTAAACAGCACATTGATCTGACTGTTAGTGCTGAGTGGCTGCAGGCATGTGTTGAGTACAGCAGCAGTCTGAACTGATCCATTGACGCCCGTGTGTTTGGGGTTTTGCCCTCTGCAGTGACCAGAGATAAGAAGATCGACCTGCAGAAGAAGCAGACCCAGCGCGGCGTCTTCCGCTGTAACGTCTTTGGAGACGTTGGCAGCGGCAAGAGCGGTTTCCTCCAGGCTTTCCTGGGTAGAAACCTCATGGTAAAACAAACATTGTGAATATATATGGTCCGTATTTTTATAGTTATagacacaaacatttcaatGCCTATTTTGCCATCAAAGATAACTCACTGTGTCCTGCAGTGAATAAAAcagtgtttattattgtttattattattattaagcctTCCAACGCTGACACTCCAAAAAGTTAATATTGCATTACATTATCACATATGGGAAGTATtccatttaaatatttcatgtcatgtcaggctgtgtttttgtaaatattaataaatagtATGTAATGACTGATTTATGTGACCTTTCTCCCTCAGCGCCAAAAGACGATTCGAGAGGAGCACAGATCCTACTACGCCATCAGCACAACATATGTTTACGGTCAGGAGAAATACCTTCTGGTGAGTATCAGAAACCCCTATGATTTGGATTTCTATCAATTTCTCTAATTGTCGTGTCTAAATAAAGCTCTTCCAgtgataaaacaataataaagatggttatattaaaagaataatatttaataataaatgatGTATTCCATTTAATCatataacaaaacaattaagTACAATATTTTAAAGTGATATCAATTGTGTGCAAAATTGTCAACTGTGAACCATCAAGACCAACCCAGCAGGAGGTTGGCTCTACTTATCTGGCTGTATGTATAagccataaaaaaaacagattgaTAGACAGTTTTGTCTCTACATGAAAGAGGAGGGTACAGTTTCTCAGTAAAAGTCCCATTGTGTTGTATAAGGagcctttctttcctctcatgTCCTCTCCTGTCGTCTTCCCTCCAGCTTCATGAAGTGTTCCCTGACTTCGACTACTTGTCCGACGCTGATATGGCCTGTGACATAGTCTGCCTGGTGTACGATGTCAGTAACCCTTACTCCTTCGAATACTGCGCCAAAGTCTTCAAGGTAAAACCATGTGTGCTGTTTTACCAAGACAACTGTTCACTCGTTTAATGTCTCGTACACGACCGttcctcaccctctctcctcctcccacagCAACACTACATGGACAGTAAGACTCCGTGCATGATGATCGCAACCAAGTCAGACCTGCCTGAGATCAAACAGATGTATGGCTGCACTCCCCTGGAGTTCTGCAGGAAGCACAAGATGCCGCCTCCCCAGTCCTTCACCTGCAGCACGGCAGCAGCACCCAGCAAAGACATCTACACCAAACTAACCACCATGGCCATGTACCCGTACGTATTCAAATACTAGATCTAGAGTCTTTAAACTTCCACTAGGTATTTTACACATTAGCCAGGAGAGTTAACTGACTGAAGAACTTAATTATAAGAAGCATTTTTAAttggttaatgtgtatttaGTAAACCCAGCTCATGTTCACAAGTATAAGAGTTACTGTAATTTTAATGTTACAGCTTTGTTATACATTATAGACTAAAGTGAGATATTGTATTTGCCCTGATTACAATATCCTACAAATTATAGTAACTTGTTTGTAAACATGAGGCCCTTTTCTTATTACCATGATTTAGGACATGTAAGGAGTTCATCAACAAAGTAGTTGAATTTGGCATGTGCTTGATGGTACCGATCACTAACTGCTGTTCACCAGtcagtaatgatgatgatgtcactacAGATAAGTAATGATATATCTCAGCACCGACTCAATAACCAAACATTCTCTGGAGGTCTTGATGACATTATAAACTAACTTTGGTTAAGAATGTGACCAATGTCACAAACAAATTTCACTTCAACTAATACAATCCCTCACATTTGCTCTGTGACCTACATTAAGGGAGATAGCACCAGTCAGAGTCAGTCTCCCATCACTGTGGCGGTGCAGCCCTAATGTATGAGGATTTCACATGGACTTAACCACGTTGGTTGCATGTTGGTAGAAACTCTCAGTCACAAGAAGATTGCTTTCTTTTGCATGAAATGGAAATTCAGTTTGGTAACTGTTGCTACAACCTGCCTGTGTTTTATAATGATCTGCAAGCTGATTCTACTGGgagatattttttaaagacaatCTGTAGTTTGTTTAAAGATTCCCATATGTCTGTGGAAAACTACCGCAGACCACTAATTTTGTAAATCCACAGCTACAGATCATCTAAGAATGAATTCATGTGAGCAGGTGGGGAGGTtgggatgtttttttattagttaggAATCATCTagacacattttaaagtttaaatacaaAGCTATATCCTACTCGCTATAATTTCTGCTGCTTCATTCCCTCACTCAGAGTAAACATCTTCCCTGTGAGCACATTCCAGCTCTCTGCACGTCGCAGTTTCTGACATCATGCTCCTCATTCTACGTTCCACTGCCCTGTGGGGATGTAGCTTTCAGTCTGATGCAGTGTTTTGCTCTTCAGTTAAACAAATGTTGATCTCACCCAGAGgctcacacaaacatttcatctGAGCATTTGTTTATCGTTTTTCTACACTAAAAAATGAATGTATCTCCCAGCTGAACGATTTCTACTTCTCTTTATGGACCTGGCTCTCATGTGATGAGCCATGTTGGACCCTTGTATTGTTGGAGTCGTCTTTAAACTCTTAACTTTCTTCCCTTcccttgtctgtctgtgtgtgtttgccggATTTGCTTCTGTATGTGTTTTAATACCCACTGTGTGTGgttcatgtgtttctgtgtggctGTCTCTCCTCAGCCACGCCCGGCTGCGCTGCATGTGCACTTGTAACCGGTGCACCTTCTGCCTGTGTCAGAACTTCCTCAACTCTGAGCTGCTCCAGACGGTCAGGGCCAAACTCTACGCTGTCGTACTTGGAAGGTCCTCTTTACCTTTCTGACACGTTATCATCTGTGCCCTCTCCCATCAGTCATTTCTTCCTTTTCATTCTGAAGTTGAAGTTGTTTGGTTTGGAGGGATTGGACTGATTCTTTAGTGACAGGTTCCGAAAGAAAATGATGCAA
This is a stretch of genomic DNA from Pleuronectes platessa chromosome 3, fPlePla1.1, whole genome shotgun sequence. It encodes these proteins:
- the rhot1b gene encoding mitochondrial Rho GTPase 1b isoform X2, whose protein sequence is MRKDVRILLVGESKVGKTSLIMSLVSEEFPHVVPYRAEEITIPADVTPERVPTHIVDYSEAEQTDEQLFQEISKANVICIVYAVNNKKSIEKVTSHWIPLIIENTDKDSRVPLILVGNKSDLVEHSSMETILPIMNQYSEIETCVECSAKNLKNISELFYYAQKAVLHPTGPLYCPERKDMKLLCVKALTRIFKVSDLDNDGILNDIELNFFQRTCFNTPLEPQALEDVKNVVRKNLSDGVCDNGLSLKGFLFLHTLFIQRGRHETTWTVLRRFGYDDDLDLNQDYLFPPLKVPIDCTTELNHNAYLFLQSVFDKHDKDRDCALSPDELRDLFEVFPYMPWGADVSNTVSTNDNGWITYQGYLSQWTLTTYLDVQRCLEYLGYLGYSIVAEQESQASGITVTRDKKIDLQKKQTQRGVFRCNVFGDVGSGKSGFLQAFLGRNLMRQKTIREEHRSYYAISTTYVYGQEKYLLLHEVFPDFDYLSDADMACDIVCLVYDVSNPYSFEYCAKVFKQHYMDSKTPCMMIATKSDLPEIKQMYGCTPLEFCRKHKMPPPQSFTCSTAAAPSKDIYTKLTTMAMYPHVTQADLKSSTFWLRASVGATVFAVLGLTMYRVLLKSR
- the rhot1b gene encoding mitochondrial Rho GTPase 1b isoform X1, giving the protein MRKDVRILLVGESKVGKTSLIMSLVSEEFPHVVPYRAEEITIPADVTPERVPTHIVDYSEAEQTDEQLFQEISKANVICIVYAVNNKKSIEKVTSHWIPLIIENTDKDSRVPLILVGNKSDLVEHSSMETILPIMNQYSEIETCVECSAKNLKNISELFYYAQKAVLHPTGPLYCPERKDMKLLCVKALTRIFKVSDLDNDGILNDIELNFFQRTCFNTPLEPQALEDVKNVVRKNLSDGVCDNGLSLKGFLFLHTLFIQRGRHETTWTVLRRFGYDDDLDLNQDYLFPPLKVPIDCTTELNHNAYLFLQSVFDKHDKDRDCALSPDELRDLFEVFPYMPWGADVSNTVSTNDNGWITYQGYLSQWTLTTYLDVQRCLEYLGYLGYSIVAEQESQASGITVTRDKKIDLQKKQTQRGVFRCNVFGDVGSGKSGFLQAFLGRNLMRQKTIREEHRSYYAISTTYVYGQEKYLLLHEVFPDFDYLSDADMACDIVCLVYDVSNPYSFEYCAKVFKQHYMDSKTPCMMIATKSDLPEIKQMYGCTPLEFCRKHKMPPPQSFTCSTAAAPSKDIYTKLTTMAMYPHARLRCMCTCNRCTFCLCQNFLNSELLQTVRAKLYAVVLGRHVTQADLKSSTFWLRASVGATVFAVLGLTMYRVLLKSR